From a region of the Halomonas sp. HL-93 genome:
- the pdxA gene encoding 4-hydroxythreonine-4-phosphate dehydrogenase PdxA, producing MSSSTLNAERHNCYDIVITMGDPAGIGPEIICRALDAMSAAERATAMVVGDPAIYRRAAASIGAKLEFVPLEQVERGEDCVAIGVVDVPEGVNIPDGRVSAGAGDMAFRCVQKAVELVQAGRARVIVTAPLNKAALHEAGHHYDGHTGMLASLTGAPSSFMLLASETLSTLHVSTHVSLRGAIDRVTPERIIATVEAGHAHLVALGLQAPRIAVAGLNPHCGEGGIFGDEDSRCIAPAVDRLRERGFDVSGPISADTVFYRAAQGEFDLVIAQYHDQGHIPVKLIAFDTTVNVSLGLPLQRTSVDHGTAFDIAWQGKADATNMGSAVAYARRLASGAKS from the coding sequence ATGAGTAGCTCGACACTTAATGCTGAACGTCACAACTGCTATGACATTGTTATCACCATGGGTGACCCTGCCGGTATCGGCCCGGAGATCATTTGCCGTGCGCTGGATGCCATGTCCGCCGCCGAGCGCGCCACTGCCATGGTGGTTGGTGACCCGGCGATTTATCGCCGCGCGGCGGCGAGTATTGGCGCTAAGCTTGAGTTCGTGCCGCTGGAACAGGTTGAGCGTGGCGAGGATTGTGTGGCTATCGGCGTGGTTGACGTGCCGGAGGGCGTCAATATTCCCGATGGTCGGGTTAGCGCCGGTGCTGGTGATATGGCGTTTCGCTGTGTTCAAAAAGCCGTCGAACTGGTGCAGGCGGGGCGCGCCCGTGTGATTGTCACCGCGCCGCTGAACAAGGCGGCGCTGCATGAAGCCGGGCACCACTACGATGGTCACACTGGGATGCTTGCATCGCTGACCGGTGCGCCCTCATCGTTTATGCTGCTGGCGTCAGAGACGCTCTCGACACTGCATGTTTCCACCCATGTCTCGCTGCGGGGCGCCATCGACCGGGTGACCCCCGAGCGCATCATCGCCACGGTTGAAGCCGGTCATGCGCACCTTGTGGCGCTGGGCTTGCAGGCGCCGCGCATCGCCGTTGCTGGGCTCAACCCGCACTGCGGCGAAGGCGGGATTTTCGGCGATGAGGATAGCCGCTGCATCGCTCCGGCGGTTGATCGCTTACGCGAGCGCGGCTTTGATGTGAGCGGGCCGATCTCGGCGGATACGGTGTTTTACCGCGCCGCGCAAGGCGAGTTCGATCTGGTGATTGCCCAATACCACGACCAGGGCCATATCCCCGTCAAACTGATCGCCTTTGACACTACGGTGAATGTCAGCCTTGGCTTGCCACTGCAGCGTACTTCGGTGGACCACGGCACCGCCTTCGATATTGCCTGGCAGGGCAAAGCCGATGCCACCAACATGGGATCAGCGGTTGCCTACGCCCGACGACTCGCCAGTGGCGCTAAATCATGA
- a CDS encoding sialic acid TRAP transporter substrate-binding protein SiaP: protein MSHKRQHRLTKTRLLTATLIAAGIGIAGTVQAAEELRFAHVYETSEPFHEWALWAADEIEERTDGRYTMKVHPASSLGKEEDINEGLELGTVDVIYTGTQFAGRAYGPIGIAGAAYMFRDFDHWQAFADSDLFQEIAQGYEDKTGNVPIALNYYGERHVTSNEAINEPADMEGLKIRVPNAPMYMMMPEAVDANPTPIAFDEVYLALQQGVVDAQENPLPTIRAKAFHEVQDYINLTGHITDSLITIVGGPRWDQLSEEDREIFREVFQEAAENNTKDILKSEEELVAWFEEQGNTVNEVDREVFREAVVPEHNGDAATWDEETYERLQEIGK, encoded by the coding sequence ATGAGCCACAAACGCCAACACCGCCTAACTAAGACCCGCCTGCTGACTGCCACGCTAATTGCAGCGGGTATCGGCATTGCCGGGACCGTCCAGGCCGCTGAAGAGCTTCGCTTCGCCCACGTCTATGAAACCTCTGAGCCCTTCCACGAATGGGCACTGTGGGCTGCAGATGAAATCGAAGAACGTACCGATGGCCGCTACACCATGAAGGTGCACCCCGCCTCTTCGCTGGGTAAAGAGGAGGATATCAACGAGGGGCTGGAGCTTGGCACGGTGGATGTTATTTATACCGGCACGCAGTTTGCGGGCCGTGCCTATGGACCGATTGGCATTGCGGGGGCTGCCTATATGTTCCGCGATTTCGATCACTGGCAGGCCTTTGCCGATAGCGACCTATTCCAGGAAATTGCCCAGGGCTATGAGGATAAAACAGGCAACGTCCCCATCGCGCTCAACTACTACGGTGAACGCCATGTCACCTCCAACGAGGCGATCAATGAGCCAGCGGATATGGAAGGTCTGAAAATCCGTGTTCCCAACGCGCCGATGTATATGATGATGCCGGAAGCAGTCGACGCGAATCCTACGCCTATTGCATTTGACGAGGTGTATCTTGCGTTGCAACAAGGCGTGGTGGATGCACAGGAAAACCCGCTACCGACCATCCGTGCCAAGGCATTCCACGAAGTACAGGATTACATCAACCTGACCGGCCACATTACCGACTCGTTGATCACCATTGTGGGCGGGCCTCGCTGGGATCAGCTGTCGGAAGAGGATCGTGAGATCTTCCGGGAGGTTTTCCAGGAAGCCGCCGAGAACAATACCAAGGATATCCTCAAGTCCGAGGAAGAATTGGTCGCCTGGTTCGAGGAGCAGGGCAACACCGTCAACGAAGTGGACCGCGAGGTCTTTCGTGAGGCTGTTGTGCCTGAACATAACGGCGATGCCGCCACCTGGGACGAAGAAACCTACGAGCGACTTCAGGAAATCGGCAAGTAA
- a CDS encoding TRAP transporter small permease → MNDTRDDSPPIGDPMIDFEAGFDDTPFRLSDYRLEDLVTLILFWALILVVFAQFFSRYILGDSIGWTEEIARYLLIGVGFLGSVMAARNGSHIMVEFFYHYMPGWQARLMEGLVNIVSLIFYIAMAWVTFQLASRTNSLMVSIDLPKSIIYFTVCAAFVLMAMRTVQRLYLKYRTRPHDV, encoded by the coding sequence ATGAATGACACGCGAGACGATTCCCCGCCCATCGGCGATCCGATGATTGATTTTGAGGCTGGCTTCGACGATACCCCGTTCAGACTAAGCGACTACCGGCTTGAGGATCTGGTGACCCTGATCCTGTTTTGGGCACTGATTCTAGTCGTATTTGCCCAGTTCTTTAGTCGCTACATACTGGGTGACTCGATTGGCTGGACCGAGGAAATCGCCCGTTATCTGCTGATCGGGGTGGGTTTTCTGGGCAGTGTGATGGCCGCCCGTAATGGCAGCCATATTATGGTGGAGTTCTTCTACCACTATATGCCGGGGTGGCAGGCGCGCTTGATGGAAGGTTTGGTCAATATCGTCAGCTTGATCTTCTACATCGCGATGGCCTGGGTAACCTTTCAACTGGCATCGCGCACCAACAGCCTGATGGTTTCCATCGACCTGCCCAAGAGCATTATCTATTTCACGGTGTGTGCTGCGTTTGTATTAATGGCCATGCGCACCGTTCAGCGGCTTTATCTGAAATATCGGACGCGTCCCCATGACGTATGA